The Candidatus Eremiobacteraceae bacterium region GGCGAGCAGCAGCGGCCGCAATATGCCGCGCTCGAACTCGGCGCGCCGGTGAAAGAGCGCATACTCACAGTTGTGCGACGCGTAGACGATCGGCGGACAATCGCGCGCCGGAATCGCGGATTGGATCGGCAGATCGTCGATGTGAATCGCTGCGTAGCGCGTGCTCGCAACCGCCGCGGCGACGTGACGCCGAAACGCTCCGGGGATCTGACCGGCGGTGAAATAGGATTCGCTTGGCTTCAGCGAGTCCAATCCTCGACCGATTCGTGCGCCGATGCCGCTCGGCGCGGCGAAGGTGGCGATCGACGCGCAGTCGCGCGCGAAATCGGGCGGTGCGGCCTCACCCGGATCTTCCGCGATGACCACGTCCACGTCGAAATCGCGCGCTAGCCCGCGTACCATCCAATAGTTGCGGATGAGCGCGCCGCCGTTCAACCGCCACGGCGCCGCAAGGCACAAGAAAAGAATCCGGCGTCTTGTCAAAATCGGTTCTTTGCGAATTTGTGATGTGTATCACGTCGACTTCAAAGCCATCGCGCATTCGACCTTGCAAATCGGCGTGCCGCGCCGTGAGGGACGTTAGTTGGCGGTCCGATGGTGCGGGAGTCCTATGCGCTTATTGCGAAGATGTCGTATAATAACCGGGTCACTATAGAGAGTTGTCGGAGCAATCGTGCATGGCCGGCGCGGCACGCTGGAAATCGGTTTTGCGACCCATTTGGAATCACTTGCGTAGCGCGAGCATCGTCGACGGCGATGCGGATGCGGCCGAGACCGTATTTCTGTCTTCGGGCGCGCGCACGGGCAGCACCTGGGTCTCCGAGATCATCAATTTCGAAAACGACTACAGGTTTCTCTTCGAGCCGTTTTCCATGGTCGTGCCGCTTCGGCCGTCATGGTCGCCGAAGCTCGAACCCGACGACCGGCTTCGCTACATCCGGCCGGAGTGCGACGATCGCGATCTCGTCGAACAAGCCTCAAGAGTTCTGAGCGGCAATTTCCGCCATCCCGAAGTGGACCAATACAACTACAACTTGCGCGTGGAGTTCGACCGCAGGCTCGTCAAGGAGACGAAGTCGAACCTGTTCTTGAAGTGGCTGCAGCGCCGCTTCCCGCAGATGAAGCTTTTGCTGCTCATGCGCCACCCGATACCCACCGTGCTGTCGCGGATGCACGACGTCGCCGACATCGACCGGTCGCGGCGCAACGCGGAGTATC contains the following coding sequences:
- a CDS encoding sulfotransferase, producing the protein MAGAARWKSVLRPIWNHLRSASIVDGDADAAETVFLSSGARTGSTWVSEIINFENDYRFLFEPFSMVVPLRPSWSPKLEPDDRLRYIRPECDDRDLVEQASRVLSGNFRHPEVDQYNYNLRVEFDRRLVKETKSNLFLKWLQRRFPQMKLLLLMRHPIPTVLSRMHDVADIDRSRRNAEY